A genomic stretch from Apis cerana isolate GH-2021 linkage group LG7, AcerK_1.0, whole genome shotgun sequence includes:
- the LOC107999249 gene encoding zinc finger and BTB domain-containing protein 44, whose protein sequence is MSGEQFSLVWNSFPRNLSSGLYTLLTDEQLVDVTLAAEGQILRAHKLILSVCSPYFRELFKGNSCKHPIVILKDVNYRDLSAMLHFMYQGEVNIKQEDIASFLKVAESLQIKGLTTGTEEKFEENLTKNAENLDQILNIENSSINFVNSNANALISKEEKPVQKNQQCQKQHILSKDELHNDELSLENKNVSDKCYQQYSISNSTYNVQNSHMEQNNSSTNLEDEPLDCTADVTHMESTKHEPLDYTLDIDTETGYKTCLPNESLYKSDENFETKDYVPDMQLVPYNQNTQTQPFSLSNVSGFENEFTYETGCHNKGRRTVKGISNNSLPLETTLRVVSELGPTLRMERGKVIRMYSCPWCLRHFTRKENLKLHVRYIHGPLESLTCRLCGNKYKNSNSLRVHSYLYHNAKRDKPNKPLLDGGE, encoded by the exons atgtcTGGAGAACAGTTTTCTTTAGTTTGGAATAGTTTTCCTAGAAATTTGTCTTCTggattatatactttattaactGATGAGCAGTTAGTTGATGTAACATTAGCTGCAGAAGGTCAAATATTACGTgcgcataaattaatattgtcagTTTGTAGTCCATATTTTAGGGAATTGTTCaag ggAAATTCTTGTAAACATCCAATTGTGATTTTAAAAGATGTCAATTATCGTGATCTGTCAGCAATGCTTCACTTTATGTATCAAGgagaagtaaatattaaacaagaaGATATTGctagttttttaaaagtagcagaaagtttacaaataaaaGGATTAACTACAGGAACAGAAGAG aaatttgaagaaaatttaacaaagaatGCAGAAAACTTAgatcaaatattgaatatagaaaacagcagtattaattttgttaattcaaaTGCAAATgctttaatttcaaaagaagaaaaacctgTGCAGAAAAATCAACAATGCCAAAAACaacatattttatcaaaagatgAATTACACAATGATGAACTATcattagagaataaaaatgtcAGTGATAAATGTTATCAACAATATTCTATTTCCAATTCAACTTATAATGTTCAAAATTCTCATATGGAACAAAATAATAGTTCAACAAATTTAGAAGATGAACCATTGGATTGTACAGCTGATGTAACTCATATGGAATCAACAAAACATGAACCATTGGATTATACACTTGATATAGATACAGAAACAGGATATAAAACATGTTTGCCTAATGAATCACTTTATAAAtctgatgaaaattttgagacaaaag atTATGTACCAGATATGCAATTAGTTCCCTACAATCAGAATACCCAAACTCAACCATTTA GTTTAAGTAATGTAAGtggttttgaaaatgaatttacatATGAAACTGGTTGTCATAATAAAGGTCGACGTACTGTTAAAGGTATTTCCAACAATAGTTTACCATTAGAAACAACTTTGCGTGTTGTATCTGAATTGGGACCAACTTTACGTATGGAAAGAGGCAAAGTTATTCGAATGTATTCATGTCCATGGTGTCTTCGTCATTTTACacgtaaagaaaatttaaaactacaTGTTCGATATATTCATGGTCCACTTGAAAGTCTAACATGTAGACTATgtggtaataaatataaaaatagtaatagttTACGTGTACATTCATATCTTTATCATAATGCTAAACGGGACAAACCTAATAAGCCATTACTTGATGGtggagaatga
- the LOC107999403 gene encoding uncharacterized protein LOC107999403: MITDMKLKNKMDYIQRMCKDLSRDQNKLLNNIIYITKNALPHQLIIYDPNNIIVCIIQLYFYYYDILLRTDNICIYKRRKRYRHARECYNNLLKIYIPKKSRETLEIILDTICENKLWEFETFCFELICDLLKYGLSGSLMFHAMWDKIEGPNMNIEDSKRVMRILYELLNVYEWPNTHDTIIVIERILNLFYISITTTESTINFIPYATLKKSLEVCIINMVKHIYNYHLLIIIHHMCSWVVETEMTDEFILQFGSTLEYIAFIHNVTLYEKTLTPKIFPLLMEMIASTSKISSLLGNRVIQHLLDRKENKANFDTPKIFFEDANFDIKMERYYKEDKLFCKYHREILHDSFLKGILNHCTSRMNLESIYCTICLIAVEVPCGFTAAAVVCLLMNLQDITLKGQNKRHVEISYHIHATVIAIMSLLCWIHKADVFYEYVNKIMLERAQWAPHLNPPIQSQYNFAAHHILWNKPDLFFVDWEARYGLWKCFRLRETDAEQEIDAD; this comes from the coding sequence ATGATTActgatatgaaattaaaaaataaaatggattataTACAACGAATGTGTAAAGATTTGTCACGCGATCAAAATAAActacttaataatataatttatataacaaaaaatgcaTTACCACatcaattgataatttatgatccaaataatattattgtatgtattattcaactttatttttattattatgatatattgctTCGAACtgataatatatgcatatataaacgaagaaaaagatatcgaCATGCCAGAGAatgttacaataatttattgaaaatatatattcctaaAAAGTCTAGAGAAACTCTTGAAATTATACTTGATacaatttgtgaaaataaacTTTGGGAGTTTGAAACCTTTTGTTTTGAACTTATATgtgatttattgaaatatggtCTTAGTGGATCATTAATGTTTCATGCTATGTGGGATAAAATTGAAGGTCcaaatatgaatatagaaGATTCAAAAAGAGTCAtgagaatattatatgaattattaaatgtttatgaATGGCCAAATACTCATGATACAATAATAgttattgaaagaattttaaatcttttttatatttctataactaCTACAGaatcaacaattaattttataccatATGCAACACttaaaaaaagtttggaaGTTTGTATCATTAATAtggtaaaacatatatataattatcatcttCTCATCATAATTCATCATATGTGTTCATGGGTTGTTGAAACAGAAATGActgatgaatttatattacaatttggTAGTACACTTGAATATATAGCCTTCATACATAATGTAACATTATACGAGAAAACTTTAACTCCAAagatatttccattattaatgGAAATGATAGCATCAACAAGTAAGATAAGCAGCTTATTAGGTAATCGAGTTATTCAACATTTGCttgatagaaaagaaaataaagcaaATTTTGATACACctaagatattttttgaagatgCTAACTTTGACATAAAAATGGAACGATATTATAAAGAAGATAAACTATTCTGTAAATATCATAGAGAAATTTTACATGACAGTTTTCTAAAAggtattttaaatcattgtaCATCACGTATGAATTTAGAATCaatatattgtacaatatgTCTGATTGCTGTAGAAGTTCCATGTGGATTTACAGCAGCAGCTGTAGTTTgtcttttaatgaatttacaaGATATAACTTTAAAAGGACAAAATAAACGTCATGTTGAAATATCGTATCATATACATGCAACAGTGATAGCAATTATGTCTCTTTTATGTTGGATTCATAAAGCTGATGTATTTTACGAAtatgtgaataaaataatgttggaAAGGGCACAATGGGCTCCGCATTTAAATCCTCCTATTCAAtctcaatataattttgctgCACATCATATTCTTTGGAACAAAccagatttattttttgtagatTGGGAAGCTCGTTATGGTTTATGGAAATGTTTTCGTTTACGTGAAACTGATGCAGAACAAGAAATTGAtgcagattaa